The Trypanosoma brucei gambiense DAL972 chromosome 10, complete sequence genome has a segment encoding these proteins:
- a CDS encoding methionyl-tRNA synthetase, putative: MALKLLSEKANSQALKVLLCSYYVKRPVEVSLSGAYATPILHHPAFKQPIIAPNEMARVILFYNVEPTSNNGGVADSSNGDGTASPVAGLTNLTLEHETWLEWEATTFTRAVHPLYTQRRQTAESLAVFSYLDKKISENDDRCVYFPAVEGKGAADPTDAVSTFFIDCIVWCAVLPALCESGVLRDSEKQQLPHLVKWFNTFQKEQKTLIDNAFENLSVQEAADFLRCPRVYKVSAKVEKVFFVTSPIYYVNAAPHIGHVYSTLITDVIGRYHRVKGERVFALTGTDEHGQKVAEAAKQKQVSPYDFTAAVAGEFKKCFEQMDYSIDYFIRTTNEQHKAVVKELWTKLEQKGDIYLGRYEGWYSISDESFLTPQNITDGVDKDGNPCKVSLESGHVVTWVSEENYMFRLSAFRERLLEWYHANPGCIVPEFRRREVIRAVEKGLPDLSVSRKKETLHNWAIPVPGNPDHCVYVWLDALTNYLTGSRLRVDESGKEVSLVDDFNELERFPADVHVIGKDILKFHAIYWPAFLLSAGLPLPKKIVAHGWWTKDRKKISKSLGNVFDPVEKAEEFGYDALKYFLLRESGFSDDGDYSDKNMIARLNGELADTLGNLVMRCTSAKINVNGEWPSPAAYTEEDESLIQLIKDLPGTADHYYLIPDIQKAIIAVFDVLRAINAYVTDMAPWKLVKTDPERLRTVLYITLEGVRVTTLLLSPILPRKSVVIFDMLGVPEVHRKGIENFEFGAVPPGTRLGPAVEGEVLFSKRSTENTKST; the protein is encoded by the coding sequence ATGGCTCTAAAGCTACTTTCAGAAAAGGCCAACTCACAAGCCCTCAAGGTGTTGCTATGCTCTTATTACGTTAAACGACCCGTAGAGGTGTCGCTATCGGGAGCATATGCAACTCCTATTTTGCACCATCCAGCCTTCAAGCAGCCCATCATTGCACCTAACGAAATGGCCCGcgtcattttattttacaacGTTGAACCCACTAGTAATAATGGAGGGGTAGCAGATTCATCTAATGGTGACGGTACCGCCTCTCCCGTTGCCGGTTTGACAAACCTGACATTGGAGCACGAGACGTGGTTGGAGTGGGAGGCAACGACTTTTACCCGTGCTGTGCACCCGCTCTACACGCAACGACGGCAAACGGCGGAGTCTCTGGCTGTATTTTCATATCTCGACAAAAAGATTAGTGAAAATGATGACCGCTGTGTTTACTTTCCAGCTGTTGAAGGTAAAGGGGCTGCGGATCCCACCGATGCCGTCAGCACTTTTTTCATTGACTGTATTGTATGGTGTGCTGTCCTTCCTGCTCTCTGCGAGAGCGGTGTGCTGCGGGACTCGGAGAAGCAACAGCTACCGCATCTTGTGAAGTGGTTCAATACCTTTCAAAAGGAACAGAAGACGTTGATTGATAACGCCTTCGAGAACCTCTCTGTGCAGGAAGCTGCCGACTTCTTGCGGTGCCCACGTGTGTACAAGGTGTCGGCTAAGGTGGAGAAAGTATTCTTTGTCACATCACCCATTTACTACGTGAATGCAGCACCACACATTGGTCACGTGTACAGCACTTTGATTACCGACGTCATTGGGAGGTACCACCGCGTGAAGGGAGAGCGGGTGTTTGCATTGACTGGCACCGATGAACACGGGCAGAAGGTAGCCGAAGCTgccaagcagaaacaggtTTCTCCGTATGATTTTACGGCTGCTGTGGCTGGCGAGTTCAAGAAGTGTTTTGAACAGATGGATTACAGCATCGACTACTTCATTCGCACCACCAATGAGCAACACAAGGCGGTGGTTAAGGAGCTATGGACGAAGTTGGAGCAGAAAGGTGACATCTATCTCGGCCGTTATGAAGGTTGGTATTCAATCAGTGATGAGTCCTTCCTTACGCCACAGAACATCACGGACGGAGTtgacaaggatggcaatCCATGCAAAGTGAGCCTCGAAAGTGGGCACGTCGTAACGTGGGTCTCAGAAGAAAATTATATGTTCCGCCTGAGCGCGTTCCGCGAGAGGCTTTTGGAATGGTACCATGCCAACCCCGGTTGCATAGTGCCAGAGTTTCGCAGAAGGGAGGTAATTCGCGCGGTGGAGAAGGGCTTGCCTGACCTGAGTGTCTCCCGCAAGAAGGAAACACTGCACAACTGGGCGATACCCGTTCCAGGCAACCCAGACCACTGCGTTTATGTCTGGCTCGACGCTCTGACGAATTATTTAACCGGTTCACGTCTTCGAGTAGATGAATCCGGGAAGGAGGTGAGCCTAGTGGATGACTTTAACGAGCTCGAGCGCTTCCCTGCTGATGTTCACGTTATTGGGAAAGACATTTTGAAGTTCCACGCAATTTACTGGCCTGCGTTCCTGCTCTCTGCTGGCCTTCCACTACCCAAGAAGATTGTCGCACATGGGTGGTGGACAAAGGATCGCAAGAAGATCAGCAAATCCCTCGGGAACGTTTTCGATCCGGTGGAGAAGGCAGAGGAGTTTGGTTACGATGCGCTTAAGTACTTCCTGCTTCGGGAGTCGGGCTTCTCCGATGATGGTGACTACAGTGACAAGAACATGATTGCCCGCCTTAATGGTGAGCTTGCTGATACGCTCGGCAATCTTGTCATGCGGTGCACTTCTGCGAAGATAAATGTTAACGGCGAGTGGCCCAGTCCTGCGGCTTACACCGAGGAGGACGAGTCCCTCATACAACTCATTAAGGATTTGCCTGGAACGGCGGATCACTACTACCTGATTCCCGACATACAGAAAGCTATCATTGCCGTTTTCGACGTGCTACGTGCCATCAACGCTTACGTCACCGACATGGCGCCATGGAAACTCGTCAAAACAGACCCGGAACGGCTCCGCACGGTGCTGTACATTACCCTGGAGGGTGTACGCGTGACGACGCTGCTCCTTTCCCCAATTCTTCCGCGGAAGtccgttgttatttttgacATGTTGGGCGTCCCCGAGGTACATCGTAAAGGTATTGAGAACTTTGAGTTTGGTGCCGTTCCTCCTGGAACGCGTCTCGGCCCCGCAGTGGAGGGAGAGGTGCTGTTCAGCAAGCGCTCAACAGAGAATACAAAGAGTACATAA
- a CDS encoding Ras-related protein, putative, whose translation MRSSVPSYKVVLLGEGRVGKTSLISRFVNDTFDAQQRSTTQASMYSSVNVPLLNSDKTVNLNVWDTAGQERFHALGPIYYRNANGAILVYDVTDADTLEKVRLWIRELRAVVGDQIQLVVCANKSDLEQEREVSEEKGRRFAKDHGAQHLSTSARTGMNVAEAFQTLATAIASSAGATGGGGSGGGGSNNNNSASGAGGSVFFESEGSSAWAPKRRKRRGLLRIEDDMPGEDDEVANLVSGGGGKQSTVNLSSNPNVAAATPRRNRCCS comes from the coding sequence ATGCGGTCGTCGGTGCCTAGTTATAAGGTTGTCCTACTTGGTGAGGGACGCGTGGGGAAGACATCTCTCATCTCCCGTTTCGTTAACGACACCTTTGATGCCCAGCAGCGTAGCACCACACAGGCCAGCATGTACAGCAGTGTCAACGTTCCATTGCTTAACAGTGACAAAACCGTCAATCTCAATGTGTGGGACACCGCGGGGCAGGAGCGGTTCCATGCGCTTGGTCCTATTTATTACCGCAATGCCAACGGCGCAATCCTCGTCTACGATGTGACGGACGCTGACACACTCGAGAAGGTGCGTCTGTGGATTCGAGAGTTGCGCGCAGTGGTTGGGGACCAAATACAACTCGTCGTGTGCGCGAACAAATCCGATCTCGAGCAGGAGCGAGAGGTGAGCGAAGAGAAGGGCCGGAGATTCGCAAAAGATCACGGAGCTCAGCACCTCTCAACGAGTGCTCGGACGGGAATGAATGTAGCGGAGGCGTTTCAGACGCTAGCAACAGCTATAGCATCGTCAGCGGGAGCCACAGGGGGTGGAGGGAGTGGAGGTGGCGgtagcaataataacaatagtgcCAGTGGAGCCGGTGGCAGTGTTTTCTTTGAGTCGGAAGGATCGAGTGCCTGGGCACCGAAGCGTCGCAAGCGGCGAGGGTTGCTGCGGATTGAAGATGATATGCCGGGGGAGGATGATGAGGTGGCGAATCTTGTGTCAGGTGGCGGTGGCAAACAGAGCACTGTGAACCTCAGTTCAAACCCGAACGTAGCAGCTGCGACACCTCGACGGAACCGCTGTTGTTCCTGA